A segment of the Fibrobacter succinogenes subsp. succinogenes S85 genome:
AAGTGTTGCCGATGGACTTGTTTCCCGGCACGCCGCACCTCGAAACGCTTGTCGCACTTGAGAAAAAGTAATAGGTACCGCGTCCTATTTCAATTTCTTCAGGAAGGCATCGAGCCTTACACAGAACTGAGCCGCCCCTAGATAGCTCACATGATTCGGATTATTGGCCATCTCGTCTGAATAGTCGTGATGGCCATCTTTATATTCATCAAAAATTTCGATGCCCATATTTTTCACCGCATCAATAATCTTATGCGCATCATCCCAACTCGGGCCATACGGGTCAAACGCTTCCGTATCCTTGTAACCCGGGTTGCGTGGCGGAATCGCGGCAATCAGCTTGACGCCCTTCGAATCTGTAAACTTTTTCAGCGCCTTAATCTTTTCCAAGTTCTCTTGCAAGGACTGCGAATCGAACGGCAACAGAGAAAGATCCACATTCACAATCGGCACACCCCATTCACCTACAGGCAAAAGGAATGTTCCTTCTAAATACTGCTGTCCAAGCAACACCTGCGGGAATTGCTGTTCCTGGCTGAGCGCCGCAATTTCATTTTTCGTAGCGTTCGACAAATAATTTTCGTCATAGCGGATGCCCGGAGAATTTTCAAGAACCGGCCCAGTCATTTCATTGTAGGTCCTGTAAAGGAATCCCGGCGAAAGTTCAATCACGACGTACTTGAGTTTCGGTGCATACGGGATTGCATAATTACGAATCAGGTAATCAAACAGGTGGATATCAGACAAAGTCACACCCATGTTAATCGCCTTGTAAGACTTGATGGAATCTTCAATCACGGCATTCAAAAGCATCGAGCTACCGAAAGTCGCAACTTCAATTTTGTCGCTCTGATTCCAGAACGACTGCAATCTCATGCCCAGTTCAACCACCGCAAACGGGTACGGGCTCGGCGCATTGTTGTCATAATACGCACCAGCACTATCCACATCCACGGTCGGCTTCGGGTGGTCTTCACCATCTTGCCAAACCCACAAGCACGGGTGCCAAAGTTCCTCGCCTTCCACAAGCGGAGTCACGTCACCATTGTCCAAGTTCACAAGCGCCAGCTGGCGATGCGCCCCATTGTAATCCGTAAGGCTTGCGACAATCAAATTGCTCGGTTCACCGTTCAACATACCTACAACCCATTCGGTATGGTCAAACGTGTATTTCGCAGGAGACGCCACCGTGCGCACCAAATGCCCCGTGCTATCCGCTACGAGAATTCGTTCGTGAACGCCATAATTCACGCCCACAAAATCGCGTCCACGCGTACCACCAAAATCAAGGAACAGCGTACGCTTCGTTCCGTCCTTCGTCAGAGACGCGTTGCACGCCTGTTCGCCATTGTACCAAATCACATCGGTACCCGTAAGCACATCGGTCAAATGCGCACGCAACAACGTCGAAGAAGAAATTCCAAAGCTATTATCCTTTTCAACACCGCCATGGTAAGCGCCGTCAAAAAGCTTTTGCGGCGTCCCAAATTTTCCTTTTGCAAACTTGACCTGCCACGTGCTCTCCTTCATAAATTCTTCACTTTTGTTATTCCTTGCCGAGCTCACGTACACAATCACGGTATCGCCATTCGGGTTCACGCGCCAACGTGGAATCGCCGCATTTTCTACTGGCAACTTTACCAGGTTGCTTCCCGATTCATTCAAGTCGCGGACATAGACTTCAGATTCCTTCAGCACGCCTTCCATCGACGTGCAAAAGGCTACATGCCTACCGTCCGGAGAGATATCCGGGTGATAGACATCTATCTTATCTTCAATTTCAACAATCTTC
Coding sequences within it:
- a CDS encoding TIGR02171 family lipoprotein, which encodes MEKIIRILMLSFLTIAVATSCSDDSHSGDNSVAPEQDELNVDGFVYVQAKGKKTTLGTDDVSAKTLERPKMTAEFTYDFYIGRHEVICKDFNDLMRKETGVKLSCKQDSLPAANVTFYDAVLYANALSKKHGLDTAYDYTSAEFDSEKHCVKMKGYKFNPQKKGFRLPTEAEWIFVASKNWKTEQSWNGANSGSAAHQVCTSKNAGNICDMAGNILELVNDRYASFRDTTVSNFVGSIDGDAIGSCVVKGGSYLSSPTAMYLYSRGDTYPILSSTKGDYIGFRLVCGAIPDATWFTDNGSTVSAPITPLIQPSELRQLTSSYNAKLAFRNDISGNLAYVDFAKTAKIVEIEDKIDVYHPDISPDGRHVAFCTSMEGVLKESEVYVRDLNESGSNLVKLPVENAAIPRWRVNPNGDTVIVYVSSARNNKSEEFMKESTWQVKFAKGKFGTPQKLFDGAYHGGVEKDNSFGISSSTLLRAHLTDVLTGTDVIWYNGEQACNASLTKDGTKRTLFLDFGGTRGRDFVGVNYGVHERILVADSTGHLVRTVASPAKYTFDHTEWVVGMLNGEPSNLIVASLTDYNGAHRQLALVNLDNGDVTPLVEGEELWHPCLWVWQDGEDHPKPTVDVDSAGAYYDNNAPSPYPFAVVELGMRLQSFWNQSDKIEVATFGSSMLLNAVIEDSIKSYKAINMGVTLSDIHLFDYLIRNYAIPYAPKLKYVVIELSPGFLYRTYNEMTGPVLENSPGIRYDENYLSNATKNEIAALSQEQQFPQVLLGQQYLEGTFLLPVGEWGVPIVNVDLSLLPFDSQSLQENLEKIKALKKFTDSKGVKLIAAIPPRNPGYKDTEAFDPYGPSWDDAHKIIDAVKNMGIEIFDEYKDGHHDYSDEMANNPNHVSYLGAAQFCVRLDAFLKKLK